The following are from one region of the Manihot esculenta cultivar AM560-2 unplaced genomic scaffold, M.esculenta_v8 Scaffold65, whole genome shotgun sequence genome:
- the LOC122723036 gene encoding uncharacterized protein LOC122723036, whose product MSEESQRAIDEEVGSHAPSEPIEPAVAPAPHGEDRPGQDAFLQQLADMFRRVSGAAPQVPPPVAVPMQAPARPPIDKLRKYGAMEFKGRREDDAPAAEYWLQSTERVLQQLQCTPPDSVACAVALLQEEAYQWWDTTSQTVQSEQRTWKFFLAEFRKKYIGDLYMDEKKREFLYLRQGRMTVSEYEKDFIRLSKYAQEMVPTEEAKCKKFEQGLHNDIRVLLAAHSIKEFSTLVNAALNIEKIKKKNRAGDRKGNRREGNPRCRGNPQPLKHL is encoded by the coding sequence ATGTCTGAGGAATCACAACGTGCTATAGATGAGGAGGTGGGAAGTCATGCCCCATCAGAACCCATTGAGCCAGCAGTTGCACCAGCCCCTCATGGTGAAGATAGGCCAGGACAGGATGCATTTTTACAACAGTTGGCAGATATGTTTAGACGAGTTTCAGGGGCAGCACCTCAGGTGCCACCACCAGTTGCAGTACCTATGCAGGCTCCTGCTAGACCACCAATAGACAAGCTTAGAAAATATGGAGCTATGGAATTCAAAGGCAGAAGAGAAGATGATGCTCCAGCAGCAGAGTACTGGCTGCAAAGTACAGAGAGAGTGTTGCAGCAGCTTCAGTGCACACCACCAGACAGTGTGGCTTGTGCAGTTGCTTTGTTACAAGAAGAGGCCTATCAGTGGTGGGACACGACATCACAGACAGTTCAGTCTGAGCAGCGGACTTGGAAATTCTTTCTGGCTGAGTTTCGAAAGAAGTATATAGGAGATTTATATATGGATgagaagaaaagagagttccTATATTTGAGACAGGGCAGGATGACTGTTAGCGAGTATGAAAAAGATTTCATCAGACTGAGTAAGTATGCCCAGGAAATGGTGCCTACAGAGGAAGCTAAATGTAAGAAATTTGAGCAGGGTTTGCATAATGACATTAGGGTGCTTTTGGCAGCCCATTCCATCAAAGAGTTCTCTACTCTGGTAAATGCAGCGTTGAATATAGAgaagataaagaagaagaacagaGCTGGAGACAGAAAGGGCAACAGAAGAGAGGGCAATCCCAGATGCAGAGGCAATCCTCAGCCTCTCAAGCACCTATGA